The following proteins are co-located in the Candidatus Paracaedibacter acanthamoebae genome:
- a CDS encoding ProQ/FINO family protein, whose amino-acid sequence MIHKKAKLSLNPQQHHQAQDKVAQLKTFFETGQQPTSPNLPQENKKTPKAKQQETPAKPKVDSKEKDQHLRLKAKKERDKNRQAAFDWLLRTYPQCFSEENPKPLKLKIEKDIFAELPENLPFSRLHIREALGFYTRWFKYKEVLAKSTHRYDLQGNTIEELLADHKAHAQQRNNLEKEL is encoded by the coding sequence ATGATCCATAAAAAAGCAAAATTAAGTTTAAACCCCCAGCAACACCATCAAGCGCAGGACAAGGTGGCTCAATTAAAAACATTTTTTGAGACTGGCCAACAACCGACTTCACCCAACCTGCCACAAGAAAATAAAAAAACTCCTAAAGCTAAACAACAGGAAACGCCTGCAAAGCCTAAAGTTGATTCTAAGGAAAAGGATCAACACCTAAGATTAAAAGCGAAAAAGGAACGAGATAAGAACCGGCAGGCCGCATTTGATTGGCTTTTAAGGACTTACCCTCAATGCTTCAGCGAGGAAAATCCTAAGCCTTTAAAATTAAAGATTGAAAAAGACATCTTTGCTGAACTGCCAGAGAACCTTCCTTTTTCACGCTTGCATATACGAGAAGCCCTTGGATTTTATACACGCTGGTTTAAGTATAAGGAGGTCTTAGCAAAGAGTACTCACCGTTATGACCTTCAAGGGAATACTATTGAAGAATTATTAGCGGACCATAAAGCTCATGCTCAACAAAGAAACAATTTAGAAAAGGAACTATAA
- a CDS encoding sensor histidine kinase → MREKFLSFLKNRLTATKEIDQNLTIFGIFLIIAYPGFYLINSLFVTPEGYENLSLRISIGLLGGILCLRRFWAEQFKKLVPIYMYLLLIYALPFFFFFMLFHNPTSNLWQLNTLVGLFLLFLFVSWVDAIILTLVGYAAAYYTSFLVFRDAQLPPDFFKLLIIYISPLVYISLFSNQKEYIQKEKQKSLRMQAGAIAHEMRTPLAAIRHMATGLKMHLPTLITAQQNLQEKDESIPYINDAILEPLKLIPTELERVSRSAFTVIDTLLLNLQDAPSKIVLEKCSILDCVETSLQAYSLTDEEKDLILLEIVENFELQTNPHLLKHVFFNLLKNSLHYVKAAGKGRIFIWTEKGEKFNRLHFKDTGKGIPPSILPYIFNQFYSRTDHGTGVGLAFCKMVLQKSGGDITCESVEGEFTHFTLSFPVVNE, encoded by the coding sequence ATGAGAGAAAAATTCTTATCTTTCCTCAAAAATAGGCTTACAGCAACTAAAGAAATTGACCAAAACTTAACCATTTTTGGTATCTTTCTAATTATTGCATATCCTGGCTTCTATTTAATAAACTCTTTGTTTGTAACGCCTGAAGGATATGAGAATCTTTCTCTAAGAATCAGTATAGGCCTATTGGGAGGCATTCTATGCTTAAGAAGATTTTGGGCAGAGCAATTTAAAAAATTAGTTCCCATTTACATGTATTTATTACTTATATATGCTTTGCCTTTTTTCTTCTTCTTTATGCTATTCCATAATCCGACTTCAAATTTATGGCAGTTAAATACTCTTGTTGGCTTATTCCTTCTATTTTTATTTGTAAGCTGGGTAGATGCTATCATATTAACATTAGTTGGTTACGCCGCTGCTTATTATACTTCATTTCTCGTGTTTCGGGATGCTCAATTACCCCCCGATTTCTTTAAGCTTCTTATCATTTATATCAGTCCTTTAGTTTACATATCCCTTTTTTCCAATCAAAAAGAATATATCCAAAAAGAAAAACAGAAATCTCTTAGGATGCAAGCAGGGGCAATTGCCCATGAGATGCGGACTCCTTTAGCAGCAATTAGGCATATGGCTACAGGATTAAAAATGCATTTACCTACGCTGATAACAGCCCAACAAAACCTACAAGAAAAGGATGAAAGTATCCCCTATATTAATGATGCTATATTGGAACCCCTTAAGCTGATTCCTACTGAATTGGAGAGAGTATCAAGAAGTGCTTTTACTGTCATTGATACTCTTCTCTTAAATCTCCAAGATGCTCCCTCAAAAATTGTTCTTGAGAAATGCTCTATCCTGGACTGTGTAGAAACTTCTCTCCAAGCTTATTCTCTAACTGATGAAGAAAAAGATTTAATTTTATTAGAAATTGTTGAGAATTTTGAACTCCAGACAAATCCTCATCTGCTGAAGCATGTATTCTTTAATCTATTAAAAAACTCGCTTCATTATGTAAAAGCTGCTGGAAAAGGCAGGATTTTTATTTGGACTGAGAAAGGAGAGAAGTTTAATAGGCTCCACTTTAAGGATACTGGAAAAGGGATTCCTCCCTCTATTCTTCCCTATATTTTTAACCAGTTTTATAGCCGTACGGATCACGGTACAGGCGTAGGGCTTGCTTTTTGTAAAATGGTCCTGCAGAAATCAGGGGGAGATATTACTTGTGAGTCAGTAGAAGGTGAATTTACTCACTTTACCTTAAGTTTTCCAGTAGTAAACGAATAA
- a CDS encoding transposase — MEKLLQIDPVLLQRYQTLQEIAGVGPIVATTLLGLLPELGTLNRRQIANLAGLAPHPCESGKTVGYRRTKGGRVDVKRILFMAAMTARRTDSPLKAFYENLIKRGKKKMVALTALMRKIVIIANAKLKSLQT; from the coding sequence TTGGAGAAACTTCTCCAGATTGACCCTGTTCTTCTCCAGCGCTATCAAACTCTTCAAGAGATTGCAGGGGTCGGCCCTATTGTGGCAACCACTCTTTTGGGATTACTGCCGGAACTGGGAACGCTTAATCGACGCCAAATAGCCAACCTTGCAGGATTAGCGCCTCATCCTTGTGAAAGTGGAAAAACAGTGGGCTATAGAAGGACGAAAGGAGGCAGAGTCGATGTTAAACGCATCCTCTTTATGGCTGCTATGACAGCGAGAAGAACCGATAGTCCTCTTAAGGCTTTCTATGAAAATCTTATCAAAAGAGGTAAAAAGAAAATGGTCGCTTTGACGGCTCTTATGCGTAAAATCGTTATCATTGCTAATGCTAAGCTTAAATCTTTACAAACATAG
- a CDS encoding SEL1-like repeat protein, translated as MKQRQNNLLPFALSLLLGTVGYKTSQAMENPSSIDLENITSTSLILEGKQIGDAGAQTLAKNTTLTSLDLRNNGIGDAGAQALAKNTTLSSLNLRQNWMGTAGVKALAQNTTLTSLDLRNNRVGDSGAQALAKNTTLTSLNLECCWIGVEGVAALLNALRTQTNLTELSLKWPNSNNEREVEFLLNRNKELASNRTHQVIPTVPAPTPQPMQGTFPQNVIAPVLPDEPSKTKEDKGKEKLGEFIKSLINKDLRDTALRKKTITPSQRPNRLLDSSQAKIKQLEKEKAQVEENLSSVMLANEHLLERQSTLASSYQSVFELLQEMPQQASPLVQMALGLSYKLELVPDPHLALQWFGKALGQGESRALDFIREDADKGEKEAQYLVARAYEQGQGIPRDLRQAATWYNKAAEQQHPLARQRLAALQSVELEIAAQEGDETI; from the coding sequence ATGAAACAACGGCAGAATAACCTCCTCCCTTTTGCTTTAAGTCTACTTCTTGGCACTGTAGGCTATAAAACCTCACAGGCCATGGAAAATCCATCAAGTATTGATTTAGAAAATATTACCAGCACATCTTTAATCCTTGAAGGAAAGCAGATTGGAGATGCAGGCGCGCAAACACTGGCTAAGAATACCACCCTCACCTCCTTAGATTTAAGGAACAATGGAATTGGAGATGCAGGCGCGCAGGCCCTGGCTAAGAATACCACCCTCTCTTCTTTGAATCTAAGGCAGAACTGGATGGGGACTGCGGGAGTGAAGGCATTGGCTCAAAATACCACCCTCACCTCCTTAGATTTAAGGAACAATAGGGTTGGAGATTCAGGCGCGCAGGCCCTGGCTAAGAATACCACCCTTACTTCCTTGAACTTGGAATGTTGCTGGATTGGAGTTGAGGGAGTGGCAGCGCTCCTGAATGCCCTGCGAACCCAAACAAACCTAACAGAACTATCCTTAAAATGGCCTAACAGTAATAATGAAAGGGAGGTTGAATTTCTTTTAAATCGCAACAAGGAATTGGCAAGCAACCGCACTCACCAAGTTATCCCCACTGTGCCCGCTCCTACCCCTCAGCCTATGCAAGGAACATTCCCTCAGAATGTCATTGCTCCAGTCTTACCAGACGAGCCTTCTAAAACCAAGGAAGACAAGGGTAAGGAGAAGTTAGGGGAGTTCATTAAATCACTTATTAATAAAGACCTAAGAGACACAGCTCTTCGAAAAAAAACCATAACCCCCTCTCAACGTCCAAATCGCTTGCTAGATTCTTCTCAGGCAAAAATTAAGCAATTAGAAAAAGAAAAAGCCCAGGTGGAAGAAAACCTTTCTTCTGTTATGCTGGCCAATGAACACCTTCTTGAAAGACAGAGCACACTTGCCAGCTCTTATCAGAGTGTCTTTGAGCTCTTGCAAGAAATGCCTCAACAAGCGTCCCCACTTGTTCAGATGGCTCTGGGACTGTCTTATAAGCTAGAGTTAGTGCCCGATCCTCATTTGGCTTTGCAATGGTTTGGCAAGGCTTTGGGTCAGGGAGAGAGCCGTGCACTCGATTTTATCAGAGAGGACGCAGATAAAGGAGAAAAAGAGGCTCAATACCTTGTGGCACGCGCTTATGAACAGGGCCAAGGCATCCCGCGTGATCTCAGGCAAGCTGCCACTTGGTATAATAAAGCCGCAGAGCAACAGCATCCCCTTGCTCGACAACGCCTTGCAGCTCTTCAAAGCGTTGAACTTGAAATTGCTGCCCAAGAAGGCGATGAGACCATCTAA
- a CDS encoding tetratricopeptide repeat protein, with protein sequence MLDSSQAKIKQLEKEKAQVEENLSSVMLANEHLLERQSTLASSYQSVFELLQEMPQQESPLVQMALGLFYKLELVPAPHPHLALEWFGKALGQGESRALDFIREDADKGEKEAQYLVARAYEQGQGIPRDLRQAATWYNKAAEQQHPLARQRLAALQSVELEIAAQEGDRQAQYELAQAYYYGNGLPLNIDEGINWFKRAAENHHAPAQLFLARLYEKGEHVVQDSTQACEWYDKALQQGEEKALIGLKALAQNGSIEACYALGQAFEKGQGVAQDLLQARQWYEGATLQNHAPSLYALGALTEDGRDQSFNKAEEILALYQKAYTYYDQAQHLSHPQATFALWRVAQTRDSLKDIKTPELRRNLLLKKLQTALPASLSPDVLYKVAYLAEIIRLGFQEGPQEALFQALYDLGHFPRHSYQSRAVLDMLIHLINSEEFNADALDEQEDNFRLTALGRICRGIHLIKEPSSLIAPDQLPPRLRVASDGIRDVRVEVFNCLFKQDQATSHWPAFEQSIHRLLGYFDQGVIAGKITAEMLYDEEFDEHGTRKALEDLLRGGKVGRPSARFANRLIQIEPLILQLDEGTRFAQLSSWALAGLHCSTRAEKETYDFYVRYMSEGQNLDREELSLEMRIALSLADLRKQLISRLVPMDEVERLHQVAYLEKKAGPLLAVVGDAEAFQDRYEIIVKTVYKSLSPEDILKHVQAHYTVDSIANFLAETINRGTRLSYTHLAHAFEERKSGISLAEFYDEEITTFTPQGAKALLYSTGYFESRF encoded by the coding sequence TTGCTAGATTCTTCTCAGGCAAAAATTAAGCAATTAGAAAAAGAAAAAGCCCAGGTGGAAGAAAACCTTTCTTCTGTTATGCTGGCCAATGAACACCTTCTTGAAAGACAGAGCACACTTGCCAGCTCTTATCAGAGTGTCTTTGAGCTCTTGCAAGAAATGCCTCAACAAGAGTCCCCACTTGTTCAGATGGCTTTGGGGCTATTTTATAAGCTAGAGTTAGTGCCAGCTCCACACCCTCATTTGGCCTTAGAATGGTTTGGCAAGGCTTTGGGTCAGGGAGAGAGCCGTGCACTCGATTTTATCAGAGAGGACGCAGATAAAGGAGAAAAAGAGGCTCAATACCTTGTGGCACGCGCTTATGAACAGGGCCAAGGCATCCCGCGTGATCTCAGGCAAGCTGCCACTTGGTATAATAAAGCCGCAGAGCAACAGCATCCCCTTGCTCGACAACGCCTTGCAGCTCTTCAAAGCGTTGAACTTGAAATTGCTGCCCAAGAAGGCGATCGCCAAGCTCAATATGAGCTCGCTCAAGCGTACTACTATGGAAATGGCTTGCCTTTAAATATTGATGAAGGCATTAATTGGTTTAAACGTGCAGCAGAAAATCATCATGCGCCTGCTCAACTCTTTTTAGCCCGTCTTTACGAAAAAGGTGAACATGTGGTGCAGGATTCCACACAAGCCTGTGAGTGGTATGATAAAGCCCTACAGCAAGGTGAAGAAAAAGCCCTTATTGGCTTGAAGGCCCTTGCCCAGAATGGTTCTATAGAAGCTTGTTATGCTTTAGGCCAAGCGTTTGAGAAAGGGCAAGGAGTTGCCCAAGATCTTCTGCAAGCGCGCCAATGGTATGAAGGTGCAACCTTACAAAACCATGCTCCTTCTTTGTATGCATTAGGGGCTCTGACTGAGGACGGACGCGACCAAAGCTTTAACAAAGCAGAGGAGATTCTTGCACTTTATCAGAAAGCTTATACCTACTATGATCAAGCTCAGCATTTAAGTCATCCTCAAGCTACTTTTGCTTTATGGCGGGTAGCGCAAACAAGAGATTCCCTGAAGGATATTAAAACACCCGAGCTGAGACGCAATCTCTTGTTAAAGAAACTTCAAACTGCCTTGCCTGCCTCTTTAAGCCCTGATGTACTTTATAAGGTGGCGTATTTGGCTGAGATCATTCGCTTGGGGTTCCAGGAAGGGCCACAAGAAGCCCTTTTCCAAGCTCTTTATGATTTAGGCCACTTTCCCCGACACAGCTATCAAAGCCGTGCAGTCCTAGACATGCTCATCCATTTAATTAACTCAGAAGAATTCAATGCAGATGCTTTAGATGAGCAGGAAGATAATTTCAGACTTACGGCCTTAGGACGTATCTGCCGCGGTATTCATCTCATTAAGGAACCCTCATCATTAATAGCTCCTGATCAACTCCCCCCTCGCTTGCGTGTTGCATCCGATGGGATAAGGGATGTGCGTGTGGAGGTTTTCAATTGTTTGTTTAAACAAGATCAAGCCACCAGTCATTGGCCGGCTTTTGAGCAGTCTATCCATCGTCTGTTAGGTTACTTTGATCAAGGCGTCATAGCAGGCAAGATCACTGCAGAGATGCTGTATGATGAAGAGTTTGATGAGCATGGAACCCGTAAGGCTTTAGAAGATTTATTGCGTGGTGGTAAGGTTGGGCGTCCTTCTGCTCGCTTTGCCAACCGGTTGATTCAGATCGAGCCGTTAATCTTGCAACTTGATGAAGGAACACGGTTTGCTCAATTGTCTTCGTGGGCACTTGCAGGTCTTCATTGCAGCACGCGTGCAGAGAAGGAAACGTATGATTTTTATGTCCGTTATATGAGTGAAGGCCAAAACCTTGACAGGGAAGAGTTAAGTCTGGAGATGCGCATTGCCCTTAGCTTGGCAGATCTACGTAAGCAACTTATAAGCCGACTTGTTCCTATGGACGAAGTAGAACGTTTGCATCAGGTGGCGTACTTAGAGAAGAAAGCAGGGCCTCTGCTTGCCGTGGTAGGTGATGCTGAAGCGTTTCAAGACAGATATGAAATTATTGTCAAAACTGTCTATAAAAGCTTGTCTCCTGAAGACATCCTGAAACATGTACAAGCCCATTACACGGTTGATAGTATTGCTAACTTTTTAGCTGAGACCATTAATCGGGGCACGCGGTTATCATATACGCACCTTGCGCATGCTTTTGAGGAGCGGAAATCGGGCATCAGCCTTGCAGAGTTTTATGATGAGGAGATCACTACCTTTACTCCTCAAGGGGCTAAAGCTTTATTGTATAGTACAGGGTACTTTGAAAGTCGCTTCTAA
- a CDS encoding response regulator: MNSLLCCYFPTKVIFVDDSSSILRSLAPILDHNIATYGFFDNPYKALEFVNSFQGIDFLPSAFPSREQKSDEIYKAIFSPQRYEEVSTVIVDYEMPSMKGLEFCEKLQNPYIRKILYTGVADEKVAIEAFNKGLIDGYIRKQDESDDPSLILNNFIRQSQLKYFKTLTDVSMEPILKNKKSIEYDDYRDAPVYDPTFNKYFNELLEKNNISEYYFNESINGFIFLTPKGKLSALFTVSEEIFEGLHWQFIGDLEKEAATNKQISSSFIKELEENRKLLCFPFYGNDQHPLPEEWEKYAYPLEILQGENIYYIAYARDIDYIDPVEIYSFEKYQRKKK, encoded by the coding sequence ATGAATTCTTTATTATGCTGCTATTTTCCGACAAAGGTTATTTTTGTTGATGATAGTTCGAGTATCCTGCGAAGTTTGGCACCTATTCTCGATCACAATATAGCTACTTATGGTTTCTTTGATAATCCTTATAAAGCCTTGGAATTCGTTAACAGTTTTCAGGGTATTGATTTTTTGCCTTCTGCTTTCCCTAGCCGAGAGCAGAAAAGTGATGAAATCTACAAAGCTATTTTTTCACCACAGCGTTATGAAGAAGTCTCAACTGTCATTGTAGACTATGAAATGCCAAGTATGAAAGGACTAGAGTTCTGCGAAAAGCTTCAAAATCCTTACATCCGTAAAATCTTATACACAGGCGTTGCTGATGAGAAAGTAGCAATTGAAGCTTTCAATAAAGGACTTATTGACGGATATATCCGCAAACAAGATGAAAGCGACGACCCATCTCTCATTCTCAATAATTTTATCCGTCAAAGTCAGCTAAAATACTTTAAGACTTTAACTGATGTCTCTATGGAACCTATTCTTAAGAATAAAAAAAGTATTGAATATGATGATTATCGGGACGCTCCTGTCTATGATCCCACTTTTAATAAGTATTTTAATGAATTGTTAGAAAAAAATAACATTAGTGAATATTATTTTAATGAATCCATTAATGGTTTTATCTTCCTGACGCCTAAAGGAAAATTAAGTGCCCTTTTTACTGTTTCAGAAGAAATCTTTGAAGGTCTACACTGGCAATTTATTGGCGACCTTGAAAAAGAAGCGGCTACAAACAAACAAATTTCCTCCTCTTTTATTAAAGAGTTAGAAGAAAACCGTAAACTGCTTTGCTTCCCATTTTATGGTAATGACCAACATCCTCTTCCCGAAGAATGGGAGAAATACGCCTATCCTTTAGAAATTCTGCAGGGAGAAAATATCTATTATATAGCTTATGCTCGCGATATTGACTATATTGATCCCGTCGAGATTTATTCTTTTGAGAAATATCAAAGAAAAAAGAAATAA
- a CDS encoding conjugal transfer protein TraD, whose amino-acid sequence MKNRSGLAAHGFRKARTRTLIQLGGLIEKAGLFEVIGLIPGSDLQKDPLMQPLALSLLGAFLEIKQELQSDQISLEMWKLKAQEFLNKTQSY is encoded by the coding sequence ATGAAAAATCGATCCGGTTTAGCGGCTCATGGCTTTCGTAAGGCTAGAACTCGTACCCTTATTCAATTAGGAGGACTTATTGAAAAAGCTGGCTTGTTCGAAGTTATAGGTTTAATACCGGGCAGCGATCTACAAAAAGATCCTCTCATGCAGCCGCTTGCTTTAAGCCTTTTGGGAGCATTCTTGGAAATTAAACAGGAATTACAGAGCGATCAAATTTCCCTAGAAATGTGGAAATTAAAAGCTCAAGAGTTCTTAAATAAAACGCAATCGTACTAA
- a CDS encoding AAA family ATPase: MALYHAHIKVLSRSDRNTVAALAYRSGTQLTEERTGEGFNFRNKSVEHVELLLPETSPQWAKDLQNLIEKNREKGVQKLSNIVESAEKRIDAQVYKDFEFSLPAELTVEQNKALLREFIQDQFCKRGITVLANFHNDCDVETGQKKPHCHAILLTRELAPDGLSKQKNREWNQTSLLGEWREQLAAYTNFHLQLHGYQARVDHRSYAEQGIEIEPQPKLSRSVQEMEGRIGHNAQGLKPEQYTDKAKDYQHIKLKNLYRIMKNPEVVFDIIHKSQATFMEGDIDKVLARYIDDPEVFRACQAKLKTSAELRLLRETEQGAVFTTKSMIKRELSLIDLAQSLSQTEGNKVSDQSIQNHVALYDKKYEKSGGLSSDQKRALEHLVQDKKLVAIVGYAGTGKSSILSCAQDIWQENGYAVYGLAPTGKAAQNLQNDGISSITLHKFLRQYHQGRNQFKSKSVLILDEAGMVDITRFEELFDASQKLGVKLVTVGDGKQLQPIEAGAAFRLVTKETGVATLETVIRQKQAWMKEATRNFGRGDTEKAIGSYLEKGRVILIDESIPDIQQLVAIKDYAGLVEAFNIAVRSQRLAGWTFRSDIELTPSERQIGGQKIGPWKGVEKEAGEAIANNIEHCRPHILAYKTDPYRIAESLTSDLDPAQQKLYAARMVHGWNIDSRGMQAWEFTCNPRQATMEALIKDWYQSIQAEPHKNHVLMAYTLNETEMLNKQARALRLQDGAIDKQSFTHQITRIDTDDFGDEVRTHKQRQFSKGDRLLFMKNDHGLGVRNGMVGTIEEINKTTLKVRLDAKEGEEGKIVSFASKLYPYVDLGWAINLNKQQGATNHKSFILASNHFHSNLTYVALTRHTEEASIYGTSQEFWTESVFAKQLAKGQEKLSSLDYIDSDQALKLARQESSIITEALEGVSNQLKAIHYTAKRSFTRWLGKEPTFEKIKVRETLTEAQRAHRLQDDSQIPLNSSLGTSEPPSSEPALSWKEMVADLEKKDMEKRILKSTGQTMEEYRALKNELYGISSHQNTSSPGPSWRDVLDQLVQPQRSISLSDQEATISLGGNSSEKVLDKMDYRPQFEKDVHNFTDRYNVYKKAESEGHTTEQDTLTLKKEAMALSKNENAMWYLEVRNPEMGQEIQRLAKDYNRHQALNRDSGLSR, translated from the coding sequence ATGGCTCTGTATCACGCTCACATTAAAGTTCTTAGTCGGTCCGACCGTAATACGGTTGCTGCTCTTGCTTATCGTTCTGGAACGCAGTTGACAGAAGAGAGAACAGGAGAGGGATTTAATTTTAGAAATAAATCTGTCGAGCATGTTGAATTATTGCTGCCCGAAACTTCCCCTCAATGGGCCAAAGATTTGCAAAACTTAATTGAAAAAAACCGTGAAAAAGGGGTGCAAAAGTTATCAAATATTGTGGAATCCGCTGAAAAAAGAATTGATGCTCAGGTTTATAAAGACTTTGAATTTTCTCTGCCTGCTGAGTTAACAGTTGAACAAAATAAAGCGCTCCTCCGCGAATTTATTCAGGATCAATTTTGTAAACGCGGTATCACAGTTTTAGCCAATTTTCACAATGACTGTGACGTTGAAACAGGACAGAAAAAGCCGCATTGCCATGCCATCTTGTTAACACGCGAGTTAGCACCAGATGGACTTTCAAAGCAGAAAAATCGAGAGTGGAACCAGACATCCTTATTAGGAGAATGGCGAGAACAATTAGCAGCTTATACGAACTTTCATTTACAACTCCATGGGTATCAAGCGCGTGTCGATCATCGCTCTTATGCGGAGCAAGGCATTGAGATTGAGCCTCAGCCAAAACTCTCGCGCAGTGTTCAGGAAATGGAAGGCCGGATTGGCCATAATGCTCAAGGTCTTAAGCCTGAACAGTACACTGATAAAGCCAAAGACTATCAGCATATAAAACTGAAGAATCTTTACCGGATTATGAAGAATCCAGAAGTGGTGTTTGACATCATTCATAAGTCCCAAGCAACCTTTATGGAAGGGGATATTGATAAAGTTCTGGCCCGTTATATTGATGATCCTGAGGTGTTTCGAGCCTGCCAAGCCAAGCTTAAAACCTCTGCTGAATTGAGACTCTTGAGGGAAACAGAACAAGGCGCTGTCTTTACGACCAAAAGCATGATTAAACGGGAGCTTAGCTTAATCGATCTGGCTCAAAGCTTAAGCCAAACTGAAGGCAATAAAGTTAGCGATCAAAGTATTCAGAACCATGTAGCTCTTTATGATAAGAAGTATGAGAAGTCTGGGGGACTATCGAGCGACCAAAAAAGAGCTTTAGAGCATCTTGTTCAGGATAAAAAGCTTGTTGCCATAGTTGGTTATGCCGGTACCGGTAAATCCTCAATTCTGTCCTGTGCCCAAGATATTTGGCAAGAGAACGGATACGCCGTTTATGGACTGGCTCCGACAGGGAAAGCGGCTCAAAATCTGCAAAATGACGGCATTTCCTCAATAACGCTTCATAAGTTTTTGCGCCAGTACCATCAAGGACGTAACCAATTCAAGTCCAAGTCTGTTCTTATTCTTGATGAAGCGGGAATGGTCGATATAACGCGCTTTGAAGAGCTTTTCGATGCTTCTCAGAAATTAGGCGTTAAACTTGTTACGGTAGGAGATGGTAAACAGTTACAACCCATTGAAGCCGGGGCAGCGTTTCGGTTAGTGACAAAAGAAACAGGGGTCGCCACTTTAGAAACTGTTATACGTCAAAAACAAGCTTGGATGAAAGAAGCTACCCGCAATTTTGGAAGGGGTGACACTGAAAAAGCTATTGGTTCTTACCTGGAAAAGGGAAGGGTCATCCTTATTGATGAATCTATTCCTGACATTCAACAATTAGTAGCCATTAAGGATTATGCAGGCTTAGTCGAAGCTTTTAATATTGCGGTTCGCTCACAACGGTTAGCTGGGTGGACTTTTAGAAGCGATATCGAGTTAACTCCATCTGAAAGACAAATTGGAGGTCAAAAAATTGGCCCGTGGAAGGGAGTTGAAAAAGAGGCGGGTGAAGCAATTGCCAATAATATTGAGCACTGTCGTCCTCATATCTTAGCCTACAAAACGGATCCATACCGTATTGCAGAGAGTTTAACCTCTGACCTTGATCCCGCACAGCAAAAGCTTTATGCGGCTAGAATGGTGCATGGATGGAATATTGATTCGAGAGGAATGCAGGCCTGGGAGTTTACGTGTAATCCAAGGCAAGCCACCATGGAAGCTCTGATAAAGGATTGGTATCAATCTATTCAAGCAGAGCCTCATAAAAACCATGTTCTTATGGCTTATACCTTAAACGAGACAGAGATGCTAAATAAGCAAGCGCGGGCACTGAGGCTTCAAGATGGAGCCATTGATAAGCAAAGCTTTACCCACCAAATTACGCGGATTGATACAGACGATTTTGGCGACGAAGTCCGCACTCATAAGCAGCGTCAATTCTCTAAAGGGGATCGTCTTCTATTTATGAAGAATGATCATGGACTGGGGGTGCGTAATGGGATGGTAGGAACGATTGAAGAAATCAATAAGACAACGTTAAAGGTTCGCCTCGATGCGAAAGAAGGCGAGGAGGGGAAGATCGTTTCTTTTGCTTCCAAGCTTTATCCCTACGTTGATCTGGGATGGGCAATTAATCTCAACAAGCAACAAGGGGCCACGAACCATAAAAGCTTTATTTTGGCCTCCAATCATTTCCACAGCAACCTCACTTATGTCGCTCTGACCCGTCATACAGAAGAAGCTTCTATTTACGGCACCTCCCAAGAATTCTGGACAGAAAGTGTCTTTGCCAAACAGCTTGCTAAGGGGCAAGAAAAGCTCTCCTCTTTAGACTATATTGATTCTGATCAAGCCTTAAAGCTGGCGCGGCAAGAGAGCTCTATCATCACCGAGGCCTTGGAAGGGGTCAGTAACCAACTTAAGGCGATCCATTATACAGCAAAACGGAGCTTCACTCGCTGGTTGGGGAAAGAGCCAACCTTTGAGAAGATTAAGGTCAGAGAAACCCTTACAGAAGCTCAGCGTGCTCATAGGCTACAAGATGATAGCCAAATACCATTAAATTCTTCTCTTGGGACCTCTGAGCCGCCTTCCTCAGAACCAGCCCTGTCCTGGAAAGAGATGGTTGCTGACTTAGAAAAAAAGGATATGGAGAAGCGTATCCTAAAAAGCACTGGTCAGACTATGGAAGAATACAGAGCCTTGAAAAACGAGCTGTATGGTATCTCCTCTCACCAGAACACTTCTTCCCCTGGCCCCTCTTGGCGTGATGTTCTCGATCAGCTTGTTCAACCTCAGCGTTCTATCTCTCTATCGGATCAAGAGGCTACAATATCCTTAGGCGGTAACTCGTCTGAGAAGGTCCTGGATAAGATGGATTACCGCCCTCAATTTGAAAAAGATGTTCACAATTTTACAGATCGGTATAATGTCTATAAAAAAGCTGAGAGCGAAGGTCATACAACCGAGCAAGATACTTTAACGTTAAAAAAAGAAGCCATGGCGCTTTCTAAAAATGAAAATGCTATGTGGTATTTGGAAGTGAGAAACCCAGAAATGGGCCAAGAGATCCAACGCTTAGCTAAAGATTATAATCGACACCAAGCCCTTAACCGAGACAGCGGTTTAAGCCGCTAA